From a single Okeanomitos corallinicola TIOX110 genomic region:
- a CDS encoding BLUF domain-containing protein, whose translation MNLYRIIYSSYGKPDLGYHDLRDIMQKSEINNQRDGITGMLCYGDFVFLQILEGDRTTISNTFNRISQDPRHHTPELIECRPIKSRIFGVWSMKTVNLSDLKSEQVKNLILKYSTSDTMKPHNMSPKQCLSLMQELAVFYDK comes from the coding sequence ATGAATTTATACAGAATTATTTACAGTAGTTATGGAAAACCGGATTTAGGGTATCACGATCTCAGAGATATTATGCAAAAATCGGAAATAAATAACCAGCGAGATGGTATTACAGGAATGCTATGTTATGGTGATTTTGTATTTTTGCAGATATTGGAAGGCGATCGCACAACAATTAGTAACACATTCAATCGCATTTCTCAAGACCCACGTCATCATACCCCCGAACTGATTGAATGCAGACCCATCAAAAGTCGTATATTTGGCGTGTGGTCAATGAAAACAGTCAACCTGAGTGACTTAAAGTCCGAGCAGGTAAAAAACTTAATATTGAAGTATTCTACATCTGACACCATGAAACCACATAATATGAGTCCAAAACAGTGTCTAAGCCTCATGCAAGAACTAGCCGTATTTTATGATAAATAG
- a CDS encoding DUF309 domain-containing protein: MSENLPPEFWQGVEQFNTGQFYACHDTLEALWIEAADPEKSLYQGILQIAVGLYHLGNGNLRGAMILLGEGTNRLRRYPNNDCGIDVEKLLLDGVKFLKVLQQTDQKKVPHGDLIANSVLPLPRISIIKE, translated from the coding sequence ATGAGTGAAAACCTACCCCCAGAGTTTTGGCAAGGAGTAGAACAGTTCAACACTGGGCAGTTCTACGCCTGTCACGACACCCTAGAAGCTTTATGGATTGAAGCAGCAGACCCAGAAAAAAGCCTATACCAAGGTATTCTCCAAATTGCCGTAGGTCTTTATCATCTGGGTAATGGTAACTTACGAGGGGCAATGATTTTACTAGGAGAAGGTACAAATCGTCTCCGTCGTTATCCTAATAATGATTGTGGTATTGATGTGGAAAAATTACTACTCGATGGTGTGAAATTTTTAAAGGTACTCCAACAAACAGATCAAAAAAAAGTACCTCATGGTGATTTAATAGCAAATTCAGTCTTGCCTTTACCAAGGATTTCTATTATTAAGGAATAG
- a CDS encoding LptA/OstA family protein produces the protein MIPSYQLPKSQILRLGLALMLPVAFLGTLSLNNPIPQATAQTAKGNRPLTIRSDVQEYDSTTQVITARGNVQMLYPARQLQATAAQAQYFSQERRIDFSGNVYILQQGNNSIRAERVTYLIDEGRFIALPKSDRQVESVYMVEDANLNGQTSKPAPKTPALKPSN, from the coding sequence ATGATACCTTCCTATCAATTGCCAAAATCACAAATACTCCGTCTAGGATTAGCTCTCATGCTGCCTGTAGCCTTCTTGGGTACGTTATCCCTAAACAACCCAATTCCCCAGGCTACAGCCCAAACCGCGAAGGGAAATCGCCCTCTGACTATTCGTTCCGATGTGCAAGAATACGATTCTACAACTCAAGTGATTACTGCACGTGGTAATGTGCAAATGTTATATCCTGCTCGTCAGTTACAAGCAACCGCAGCCCAAGCCCAATATTTTAGCCAAGAACGGCGCATAGATTTCAGTGGTAATGTTTATATTTTGCAACAGGGTAATAATAGTATCCGAGCAGAAAGAGTTACTTACTTAATTGACGAAGGACGATTTATTGCTTTGCCTAAATCTGATCGTCAAGTGGAATCAGTTTATATGGTAGAAGATGCTAATTTAAATGGACAAACATCTAAACCAGCACCGAAAACACCAGCACTCAAGCCTTCTAATTAG
- a CDS encoding cupin-like domain-containing protein has translation MTTSVENPVVQSSGNTIARIHKPTLSEFKQATQSYSKPVIITGKIEEWKAFDSWSIDYLNQALENKEVKISVSKNKTFTFTEENDYILPSIQMKFNDFTDWILNGDRTETFYYLYQTPIETSFPELLPDIATPEYIKKNVFVLANLWMGTGGNTSPLHWDSVQNLLCQVRGRKKLLLFEPKQTSCLYSFPVNSKIPHMSQVKINNPDFNKFPKFKNARYTECTLEPGEMLFIPPFWWHQVHSLDQLNIAINFWWGMNFKDYFAPQARRIFASSPQQIGLLIKSLFSKASKKN, from the coding sequence ATGACTACCAGCGTTGAAAATCCAGTAGTGCAAAGTTCAGGAAATACAATTGCACGTATTCATAAACCCACACTATCAGAGTTTAAACAGGCAACTCAATCTTATAGTAAACCAGTGATTATTACTGGCAAAATAGAGGAATGGAAAGCCTTTGATTCCTGGTCAATTGACTATTTGAATCAAGCTTTAGAAAACAAAGAAGTTAAAATCAGCGTTTCTAAAAATAAAACCTTCACCTTTACCGAAGAAAATGATTACATCTTACCTAGTATACAAATGAAGTTTAATGACTTCACTGACTGGATTCTTAACGGTGATAGAACTGAAACATTTTATTACCTTTATCAAACTCCCATTGAAACATCTTTTCCAGAATTATTACCAGATATTGCAACGCCAGAATACATTAAAAAGAATGTCTTTGTGTTAGCAAATCTCTGGATGGGTACAGGAGGTAATACCAGTCCATTGCATTGGGATTCCGTACAAAATTTATTATGTCAGGTACGAGGAAGAAAAAAACTGTTACTGTTTGAACCTAAACAAACCTCTTGTTTATATTCTTTTCCTGTCAATTCAAAGATACCACATATGAGTCAGGTAAAAATTAATAACCCTGACTTCAATAAATTTCCTAAATTTAAAAACGCCAGATATACAGAGTGTACTCTAGAACCTGGTGAAATGCTTTTCATTCCTCCTTTTTGGTGGCATCAAGTTCACTCTCTAGATCAGCTAAATATTGCCATCAATTTTTGGTGGGGTATGAATTTTAAAGATTATTTTGCACCACAAGCAAGACGTATTTTTGCAAGTAGTCCTCAACAAATTGGACTTCTGATCAAATCCCTCTTCAGCAAGGCTTCTAAAAAAAACTGA
- a CDS encoding S8 family peptidase: MKRLILSSLFVIGLVAAIFGFLNIQGLANNGEFDTILLDFRENTPATVIKQDLEAIAQQYNVTPRLDNQYSAQDNVYIIKGDRQRLKELRKSTIAKVTEFIEPNYIYKAVPITQTAQLGEIQPSQPYPTLRGPNDQYYSKQWNLHKIGIEGAWTQTKGSGITVAVIDTGITKVRDLQETKFVKGYDFVNDTETANDDNGHGTHVAGTVAQATNNKYGVAGVAYEANLMPLKVLSSDGGGTVADIAEAIKFAANNGADVINMSLGGGGESQLMKEAIQYAYNKGVVIVAAAGNENTDGASYPARYPQVISVSAFGADGEKAPYSNFGAGVDISAPGGSDSGTILQETIDEQGQGVFLGLQGTSMAAPHVAGVAALVKAAGINEPEEILKVLQQSARVIQDDGLNYYGAGQLNAEAAVKLASVGQISFNDFFRWLRDNGYINPGFWIDGGVVALVPKVLMVVGSYLLAWFLRAYFPFGWSWSLGSGLIFGSSGLFFLKGFYIFDLPQWPFRVLGSSIPELGNSIQGTGTLNPLFASVLIPLILIVLLLGNTTWKWFAIGSSLGVAACLTISAIYDPAVWGLGDGNLARTFLLFNALLCYGLARLALKNDEQTA, encoded by the coding sequence ATGAAAAGACTTATACTATCAAGCCTGTTTGTCATCGGTTTGGTTGCAGCCATATTTGGGTTTCTGAATATTCAGGGATTAGCAAACAACGGTGAATTCGATACAATCCTACTAGACTTTCGGGAGAATACACCAGCCACAGTTATAAAACAAGACTTAGAAGCGATCGCTCAACAATATAATGTTACACCTAGACTGGATAACCAATATTCGGCCCAAGATAATGTTTATATTATCAAAGGCGATCGCCAGCGGTTAAAAGAACTCAGAAAATCAACCATAGCCAAAGTCACAGAATTTATCGAACCTAACTACATATACAAAGCAGTTCCCATCACACAAACCGCCCAGTTAGGAGAAATACAACCTTCCCAACCATACCCAACCCTACGCGGACCCAACGACCAATATTACAGCAAACAATGGAACTTGCACAAAATTGGCATAGAAGGCGCGTGGACACAAACCAAAGGTAGTGGTATCACAGTTGCAGTCATAGACACCGGCATCACCAAAGTTAGAGACTTACAAGAAACAAAATTCGTCAAAGGTTACGACTTCGTCAACGACACCGAAACCGCCAACGACGACAACGGCCACGGTACACACGTAGCTGGCACAGTCGCCCAAGCCACCAACAACAAATATGGAGTAGCCGGAGTCGCCTACGAAGCCAACCTCATGCCCCTCAAAGTATTAAGCTCAGACGGTGGTGGTACAGTAGCAGACATCGCCGAAGCCATCAAATTTGCCGCTAACAACGGTGCAGATGTCATCAACATGAGCTTAGGTGGTGGCGGTGAAAGCCAACTCATGAAAGAAGCCATCCAATATGCCTACAACAAAGGCGTAGTCATAGTAGCCGCCGCCGGAAACGAAAACACCGACGGTGCAAGCTACCCCGCCCGTTATCCCCAAGTCATTAGTGTTTCCGCCTTTGGTGCAGACGGAGAAAAAGCCCCCTACTCTAACTTTGGTGCAGGAGTAGATATATCCGCCCCCGGTGGTAGTGACTCCGGTACAATTCTCCAAGAAACCATAGACGAACAAGGCCAAGGCGTATTTTTAGGACTTCAAGGTACAAGCATGGCGGCCCCCCACGTCGCCGGAGTAGCCGCCCTAGTCAAAGCCGCAGGAATTAACGAACCAGAAGAAATATTAAAAGTTCTCCAACAGTCAGCCAGAGTTATTCAAGATGACGGTTTAAACTACTACGGTGCTGGACAACTAAACGCCGAAGCCGCAGTAAAACTCGCCAGTGTCGGACAAATTAGCTTTAACGACTTTTTCCGCTGGTTACGAGATAACGGTTATATCAACCCCGGTTTTTGGATAGATGGCGGAGTAGTCGCCCTAGTCCCAAAAGTTCTCATGGTAGTAGGTTCATATCTCCTTGCTTGGTTTTTAAGGGCTTACTTCCCCTTCGGTTGGAGTTGGTCACTAGGTAGCGGTTTAATATTTGGTAGTTCCGGTTTATTCTTCCTCAAAGGATTTTACATCTTTGACCTACCCCAATGGCCATTCCGAGTCTTAGGAAGTTCCATACCCGAACTAGGCAACAGCATCCAGGGAACAGGTACATTAAATCCCCTCTTTGCCAGTGTTTTAATTCCCCTAATTTTAATAGTCTTACTCTTAGGAAACACTACCTGGAAATGGTTTGCCATTGGTTCTAGCTTGGGAGTAGCAGCCTGTTTAACCATCAGCGCCATTTATGACCCCGCAGTTTGGGGTTTAGGAGACGGGAACTTAGCCCGCACCTTTCTACTTTTCAACGCCCTACT
- a CDS encoding DUF58 domain-containing protein: MKITKRLTNWLETNASAPTYGGWVLAGVSVSYLGAAINTMTGWLYVISGVSLAILGLSIFSAPRLLKNLVVKRFPIPPITAGDELSIEIEIHNPTQKPVSLLLVSDTLPFVLGEPTKQPIDIIEPEKFYRWHYYQPTQRRGIYKWLQVELATGAPWGLFWCRRQRECPAIAIVYPTVLPLSNCPLVDEIGQDDSQRNDPRGKPLQLATSGLVRSLRPYRIGDPTRLIHWRTSARYGELRVRELELITGGQEVIIALDTAAKWDEEQFEQAVIAAASLYFYAQRQELQVQLWTAATGVVKGDVTILEALAATNPLEEDKQPPETSPLIWLTQNPLTLSNLPADSRWVLWQDPNSSAKMIVNQDYSGIILDSEQELQLQLQKPLASF; encoded by the coding sequence ATGAAAATTACCAAAAGGCTCACCAACTGGCTAGAAACCAACGCCTCAGCCCCTACCTACGGTGGTTGGGTACTAGCAGGAGTATCTGTTAGTTATTTAGGAGCTGCTATTAACACAATGACGGGCTGGTTATATGTAATTAGTGGGGTATCCCTCGCTATTTTAGGATTATCAATATTTTCAGCACCGCGATTGCTCAAAAATCTAGTCGTCAAACGCTTCCCCATCCCCCCAATTACCGCAGGTGATGAACTCAGCATAGAAATAGAAATTCATAACCCCACCCAAAAACCAGTCTCATTATTGCTAGTATCCGATACATTACCCTTTGTATTAGGTGAACCCACCAAACAACCAATAGATATCATTGAGCCAGAAAAATTTTACCGTTGGCACTACTACCAGCCTACCCAACGCAGAGGAATATATAAATGGCTTCAGGTAGAACTAGCTACTGGTGCGCCCTGGGGTTTATTTTGGTGTCGTCGTCAACGGGAATGTCCCGCCATAGCCATAGTTTATCCCACTGTCTTACCCCTAAGCAATTGCCCCCTAGTAGACGAAATTGGCCAAGATGACAGTCAAAGAAATGACCCCCGTGGTAAACCCTTACAATTAGCTACATCTGGCTTAGTGCGATCGCTCCGTCCCTACCGCATTGGAGATCCTACCCGTCTCATCCATTGGCGTACCAGCGCCCGTTATGGAGAATTACGAGTCAGAGAACTAGAATTAATCACTGGTGGCCAAGAAGTGATTATTGCCCTTGATACTGCTGCTAAATGGGACGAAGAACAATTTGAACAAGCAGTCATCGCCGCCGCATCCTTATATTTTTATGCCCAAAGGCAAGAACTACAAGTACAACTATGGACAGCAGCTACAGGAGTAGTTAAAGGTGATGTCACCATTTTAGAAGCCCTAGCAGCAACCAACCCCCTAGAAGAAGACAAGCAACCACCAGAAACATCACCCCTAATTTGGCTAACCCAAAACCCCCTCACCCTATCTAACCTACCAGCCGATAGTCGTTGGGTACTATGGCAAGATCCCAATTCATCAGCAAAAATGATAGTTAACCAAGACTACTCCGGCATCATTTTAGATAGTGAACAAGAATTGCAACTACAACTACAAAAACCATTAGCCTCATTTTGA
- a CDS encoding ferredoxin-thioredoxin reductase catalytic domain-containing protein — protein sequence MVNSEANTKASDKSLEAMRHFSEQYAKRTGTFFCTESSVTAVVIEGLAKHKDDLGAPLCPCRHYEDKEAEVNAAYWNCPCVPMRERKECHCMLFLTSDNDFACERQDISLETIKEVRESMG from the coding sequence ATGGTCAATTCAGAAGCGAACACAAAAGCCAGTGATAAAAGCCTAGAGGCAATGCGCCATTTTTCCGAACAATACGCCAAGCGGACTGGTACTTTCTTCTGTACTGAATCCTCCGTTACAGCAGTAGTAATTGAGGGTTTAGCTAAACACAAAGATGATTTAGGAGCGCCTTTATGTCCTTGTCGTCACTACGAAGATAAAGAAGCAGAAGTTAACGCTGCCTATTGGAACTGTCCCTGTGTACCGATGCGAGAAAGAAAAGAATGTCACTGTATGTTATTTCTCACCAGTGATAATGACTTTGCTTGTGAAAGACAAGACATTTCTTTAGAAACCATCAAAGAAGTACGCGAAAGCATGGGTTAA
- a CDS encoding WD40 repeat domain-containing protein → MNYTNNKTEKFTTYYSSKVTDYVTSLAWSASGEKLAVTSAAGEVIIWENQQLTNLQTITGKSTDCVAFSADGEYLAVGGQDGTVKIWRGNQLITTLENAPAWVDKLTWHPINNYLAFSLGRYVQVWDADTAEIVVTLNFENSSILGIDWRNDGQYLALSGYQGLKVWNSQNWDDEPYVFATTTVSLAMGWSPDGKYLASGNMDRSVTVLEWGNPDPWVMRGFPGKIRQLVWSEVKSATGAPLLATSSVDGVVVWEKSVDEDLGWEARVLTNHVDIINAIAYIPQSLILTSAGADGWLCVWNQNDEVAQILTGVSGGFSTLAWHPQGKFLAAGGEQGELLMWSRTND, encoded by the coding sequence ATGAACTACACAAATAATAAAACTGAAAAATTTACAACTTACTATTCCAGTAAAGTTACTGACTATGTTACATCTCTAGCTTGGTCTGCATCTGGTGAAAAACTGGCTGTAACTTCCGCAGCAGGAGAGGTGATAATTTGGGAAAATCAACAACTTACCAACTTACAAACTATTACAGGTAAATCAACAGATTGTGTAGCTTTTTCTGCTGATGGTGAATATTTAGCCGTGGGTGGACAAGATGGAACGGTGAAAATATGGCGAGGTAATCAATTAATTACAACCTTAGAAAATGCCCCTGCTTGGGTTGATAAATTAACTTGGCATCCTATTAATAATTACCTGGCATTTAGTTTAGGACGTTATGTGCAAGTCTGGGATGCAGACACAGCAGAAATAGTTGTTACTCTTAATTTTGAAAACTCCTCAATCTTAGGAATTGATTGGCGTAATGATGGACAATATTTAGCGCTTAGTGGTTATCAAGGCTTAAAGGTTTGGAATAGTCAAAATTGGGATGATGAACCCTATGTTTTCGCTACTACAACTGTGAGTTTAGCTATGGGGTGGTCTCCTGACGGTAAATATTTAGCTTCAGGAAATATGGATCGTAGCGTTACAGTTTTAGAATGGGGAAATCCTGATCCATGGGTCATGCGTGGTTTTCCGGGGAAAATTCGCCAGTTGGTTTGGTCAGAAGTAAAAAGTGCTACAGGAGCGCCGCTATTGGCTACTTCCAGTGTTGATGGTGTGGTGGTTTGGGAAAAGTCAGTAGATGAAGATTTGGGTTGGGAAGCGCGAGTTTTAACCAATCATGTGGATATAATTAATGCGATCGCCTACATACCTCAAAGTCTAATTCTTACCTCTGCCGGTGCTGATGGTTGGTTATGTGTATGGAATCAAAATGACGAAGTAGCACAGATTTTAACTGGTGTGAGTGGAGGTTTTTCTACCCTAGCATGGCATCCCCAAGGTAAATTTTTAGCCGCAGGTGGGGAACAAGGAGAGTTATTAATGTGGTCAAGAACTAATGACTAA
- a CDS encoding cupin-like domain-containing protein: MTINVEKNPEQLSVNSIARIHKPTKQEFKQATQAYSKPVIITGKIEEWKAFHSWSLDYLNGVVGDKELDINISNKNKIFTFDPDTGDTLSSTKMQFSEFTNWITQENKSDQYYYLQQNPIKLMFPELLPDIEVPDYISQKSFIVSNLWIGTGGNTTPLHWDAAQNILCQVRGRKKLLLFAPNQTPFLYPHSVDSKAPHLSYLNIDKPDFDKFPKFKEAQVIECVLEPGEMLFMPPFWWHQVYSLEQVNIAVNFWWKANLKDYFTPQARNFIFKKPLIVLALLLQKPNP; this comes from the coding sequence ATGACTATCAATGTAGAAAAAAACCCGGAACAACTCTCAGTAAATAGCATTGCACGTATTCATAAACCTACAAAGCAAGAGTTCAAACAAGCAACTCAAGCTTATAGCAAACCAGTAATAATTACTGGCAAAATAGAAGAATGGAAAGCCTTTCATTCATGGTCACTGGATTATTTGAATGGTGTTGTGGGTGATAAAGAATTAGATATCAATATCTCTAATAAAAACAAAATATTTACTTTTGATCCAGATACTGGGGATACTTTATCTAGTACAAAAATGCAGTTTTCTGAGTTTACCAATTGGATAACTCAGGAAAATAAATCTGACCAATACTATTACCTGCAACAAAATCCAATTAAATTAATGTTCCCAGAACTATTACCAGATATTGAAGTTCCAGATTACATTAGTCAGAAATCTTTCATCGTGTCGAATCTCTGGATAGGTACTGGTGGAAATACTACTCCATTACATTGGGATGCAGCACAAAATATATTATGTCAGGTGCGGGGCAGAAAAAAACTGCTACTGTTTGCACCAAACCAAACTCCTTTTTTATATCCTCATTCTGTAGATTCAAAAGCACCACATTTGAGTTACTTAAATATTGACAAACCTGACTTTGATAAATTTCCTAAATTTAAAGAAGCACAAGTTATAGAATGTGTTCTAGAGCCTGGAGAAATGCTGTTTATGCCTCCTTTTTGGTGGCATCAAGTTTACTCTTTAGAACAAGTAAATATTGCAGTCAATTTCTGGTGGAAGGCAAATTTGAAAGACTATTTTACCCCACAAGCAAGAAACTTTATTTTCAAAAAACCTCTGATAGTTTTAGCACTTTTGCTACAAAAACCTAATCCTTAA
- the thiD gene encoding bifunctional hydroxymethylpyrimidine kinase/phosphomethylpyrimidine kinase codes for MTTTKTSIPIALTIAGSDSGGGAGMQTDLKTFAFHCVHGTSAITCITAQNTLGVVRVDAMTSDAVIAQIRAVVEDIGVQAAKTGMLLNQEIITAVAGEVTALQINNLVVDPVMVSRTGAQLIDDDAIQTLCNQLIPQAAIITPNRYEAEILSGLEIVCLEDMQTAAEIIYRNISKNSGTKAVLVKGGGMSGDVKGVDVWFNGERLEVLKTKQVETKNTHGTGCTLSAAITANLALGKDLWTAVKDAKEYVTSALSYSLDIGQGQGPVGHFFPLLEK; via the coding sequence ATGACAACTACAAAAACATCAATTCCTATAGCTTTAACTATTGCTGGTTCTGACAGCGGTGGAGGTGCAGGTATGCAAACAGATTTAAAAACTTTTGCTTTTCACTGTGTTCACGGAACAAGTGCTATTACTTGCATTACAGCCCAAAATACTCTCGGTGTAGTCCGGGTTGATGCTATGACTTCAGATGCTGTAATTGCCCAAATTCGGGCAGTGGTGGAAGATATTGGAGTGCAAGCTGCCAAAACAGGAATGTTACTCAATCAGGAAATTATCACCGCTGTAGCTGGAGAAGTGACAGCTTTGCAGATTAATAATTTAGTAGTTGACCCAGTGATGGTATCACGGACGGGAGCGCAATTAATAGATGATGATGCAATTCAAACTTTATGTAATCAATTAATTCCTCAAGCGGCTATAATCACACCAAATCGTTATGAAGCAGAGATTTTAAGTGGGTTGGAAATTGTTTGTTTAGAAGATATGCAAACAGCAGCGGAAATTATCTATAGAAATATATCTAAAAATTCGGGTACAAAAGCAGTTTTAGTGAAGGGTGGGGGAATGTCTGGAGATGTGAAAGGTGTGGATGTTTGGTTTAATGGGGAAAGGTTAGAAGTTCTCAAAACCAAACAAGTAGAAACTAAAAATACTCATGGAACTGGTTGTACTTTATCAGCTGCAATTACTGCTAATTTAGCTTTGGGTAAAGATTTATGGACAGCGGTAAAAGATGCTAAAGAATATGTAACTTCTGCATTGAGTTATTCTTTAGATATTGGTCAAGGACAAGGCCCTGTGGGGCATTTTTTCCCGTTGTTGGAAAAATAA